A window of the Synechococcus sp. M16.1 genome harbors these coding sequences:
- the ilvA gene encoding threonine ammonia-lyase, biosynthetic, whose translation MTDYLQRILRARVYDVARETPLDPAPNLSRRLNNTVWLKREDLQPVFSFKLRGAYNRMAQLSRDELKRGVIASSAGNHAQGVALSAQRLGCRAVIVMPSTTPEVKVRAVRALGGDVVLHGETYDECSAEAQRRCKAEGLTFIHPFDDPEVIAGQGTIGMEIMRQAEQPPNAIYVAVGGGGLIAGIAAYVKRLWPETEVIGVEPVDADALSRSLERGQRVELEQVGLFADGVAVRKVGEHTFALAQQFVDRMVRVDTDAICAAIKDVFEDTRSILEPAGALAVAGLKQDVAERQLAGRKLVAVACGANMNFDRLRFIAERAELGEEREAMLAVEIPESPGSLRRLCELLRERSLTEFSYRMTDGASAQIFIGVQVSDDNDRASLLGQLERGGFPCLDLSDNEFAKVHLRHMVGGRLPASARTACAGECKELLYRFEFPERPGALMSFVDALHPGWSISIFHYRNHGADVGRIVVGVLVPEQDMRGWTEFLNALGYRHWDETNNPAYGLFL comes from the coding sequence ATGACCGACTACCTTCAGCGGATCCTGCGTGCCCGCGTCTACGACGTGGCGCGGGAAACCCCTTTGGATCCCGCACCCAATCTGAGCCGCCGGCTGAACAACACGGTCTGGCTAAAGCGTGAGGATCTCCAGCCGGTGTTCTCGTTCAAGCTGCGCGGCGCCTACAACCGCATGGCGCAGCTCAGCAGAGACGAGCTCAAGCGCGGTGTGATTGCCTCCAGTGCCGGGAACCATGCCCAGGGCGTCGCCCTGAGTGCCCAGCGCCTTGGCTGTCGGGCCGTGATCGTGATGCCAAGCACCACACCCGAGGTGAAAGTGCGGGCCGTGCGGGCCCTGGGTGGTGACGTGGTCCTCCATGGCGAGACCTACGACGAGTGCTCCGCGGAAGCGCAGCGACGCTGCAAGGCCGAGGGGCTCACCTTCATTCACCCCTTCGACGATCCGGAAGTCATCGCAGGCCAGGGAACGATTGGCATGGAGATCATGCGCCAGGCCGAGCAGCCACCCAATGCGATCTATGTGGCCGTGGGTGGCGGTGGCCTGATCGCGGGCATCGCCGCCTACGTGAAACGGCTGTGGCCGGAAACGGAGGTGATCGGCGTGGAGCCGGTGGATGCCGATGCCCTGAGTCGCTCCCTCGAGCGAGGGCAGCGGGTGGAACTGGAACAGGTGGGGCTGTTTGCCGATGGTGTCGCCGTGAGAAAGGTGGGGGAACACACCTTTGCGCTGGCCCAGCAGTTCGTCGATCGGATGGTGAGGGTCGACACCGATGCCATCTGTGCCGCGATCAAGGACGTTTTTGAAGACACCCGTTCGATCCTTGAGCCCGCGGGTGCTCTGGCGGTGGCAGGACTCAAACAGGACGTGGCCGAGCGCCAGCTGGCGGGGCGCAAGCTGGTGGCGGTGGCCTGCGGGGCCAACATGAATTTCGACAGGCTGCGCTTCATCGCCGAACGGGCTGAGCTCGGGGAAGAGCGCGAAGCAATGCTGGCCGTGGAGATTCCCGAATCACCCGGCAGCCTGAGGCGGCTTTGCGAACTGCTGCGGGAGCGAAGCCTCACGGAATTCAGCTACCGCATGACTGATGGCGCCTCGGCGCAGATCTTCATCGGTGTGCAGGTGAGCGATGACAACGACCGTGCATCCCTGCTGGGCCAGCTGGAGCGTGGCGGCTTCCCCTGCCTCGATCTCAGCGACAACGAATTTGCCAAGGTTCACCTGCGCCACATGGTGGGCGGCCGTCTGCCGGCTTCAGCCCGCACGGCCTGTGCCGGCGAATGCAAAGAGCTGCTGTATCGCTTCGAATTTCCCGAACGCCCGGGTGCCTTGATGAGCTTCGTGGATGCTCTCCACCCCGGCTGGAGCATCAGCATCTTCCACTACAGAAACCATGGCGCTGACGTTGGGCGCATCGTTGTTGGCGTGCTGGTGCCGGAACAGGACATGCGGGGCTGGACCGAATTCCTCAATGCCCTGGGCTATCGCCACTGGGATGAAACCAACAACCCGGCCTATGGCCTGTTCCTCTGA
- the scpB gene encoding SMC-Scp complex subunit ScpB — translation MTSPSLPTRLEAILYLKGRPVSIGELAELADADRRSVEEALVALTASYAQRDSALEVVEQSGRYGLQLRPGMGDLVKDLLPVNLSTATLRTLATIALKKRILQSDLVDLRGSGAYDHIKELLAQDFIERRRQSEGRSYWLTLTEKFHRTFSVLPDLGATDLTEAA, via the coding sequence ATGACGTCTCCATCCCTGCCCACCCGGCTCGAGGCGATTCTTTATCTCAAGGGTCGGCCCGTCAGCATCGGTGAACTGGCCGAGCTAGCCGACGCCGACCGACGAAGCGTTGAAGAAGCCCTCGTCGCCCTGACGGCCTCCTACGCCCAGCGGGACAGTGCCCTGGAGGTCGTTGAACAGAGCGGTCGCTACGGGCTGCAGCTGCGCCCGGGCATGGGCGATCTGGTCAAAGACCTGCTGCCGGTGAACCTCTCCACAGCAACCCTTCGAACCCTCGCCACCATTGCCCTGAAGAAACGCATTCTTCAATCGGATCTTGTGGATCTGCGGGGCTCGGGGGCCTACGACCACATCAAGGAACTGCTGGCGCAGGACTTCATCGAACGGCGTCGTCAAAGCGAGGGGCGGTCCTATTGGCTCACCCTCACCGAAAAATTTCACCGCACCTTCTCCGTGCTTCCTGATCTTGGGGCAACCGATCTGACGGAAGCTGCATAA
- a CDS encoding YggT family protein: protein MESLPVTLLQVLSQTLQIYSLVLIVRVLLSWFPNLDWGNPVLSSVSAITDPYLNAFRGLIPPLGGIDLSAILAFLALNLLQSLVGQSISAFYMSGSSW, encoded by the coding sequence ATGGAATCTCTACCCGTCACCTTGCTGCAGGTGCTGTCCCAGACCCTGCAGATCTATTCCTTGGTGCTGATCGTGCGGGTTCTGCTGAGCTGGTTCCCAAATCTCGACTGGGGCAATCCGGTGCTCAGCAGCGTGAGTGCGATCACCGACCCTTACCTGAACGCCTTCAGGGGTTTGATCCCACCGCTGGGGGGCATTGACCTCTCCGCCATCCTGGCCTTCCTGGCCCTGAACCTGTTGCAGAGCCTGGTGGGGCAGTCGATCAGCGCCTTCTACATGTCGGGCTCCAGCTGGTGA
- a CDS encoding nucleoside triphosphate pyrophosphohydrolase family protein: MEMNSYQDAARKTAAYPDVGRNPIYPTLGLTGEAGEVADKVKKVIRDRGGVFDADTREAIKLELGDVLWYVAQLASELGYDLNEVADANLQKLSSRAARGRIGGSGDQR, translated from the coding sequence ATGGAGATGAATTCCTATCAGGACGCCGCCCGAAAGACGGCTGCCTACCCGGATGTGGGCCGTAATCCCATCTATCCGACCCTCGGTTTGACCGGTGAAGCCGGCGAGGTGGCCGACAAGGTGAAAAAGGTGATTCGCGACCGTGGCGGTGTGTTTGATGCCGACACCCGCGAAGCGATCAAGTTGGAGCTGGGAGATGTGCTCTGGTACGTGGCTCAGCTGGCCAGCGAACTGGGTTATGACCTGAATGAGGTGGCTGACGCCAACCTGCAGAAACTGTCGAGCCGGGCTGCCCGTGGGCGCATCGGAGGCAGTGGTGACCAACGTTGA
- the pyk gene encoding pyruvate kinase, which produces MGQFDLNRRTKIVATIGPATESPERIKELVKAGATTFRLNFSHGDHSEHAARIATIRQVSEELGQTIGILQDLQGPKIRLGRFAEGPITLANGDPFTLTSRPVSCDKTIATVTYDKLADEVTAGSRILLDDGRVEMKVDTVDKALQTLHCTVTVGGVLSNNKGVNFPDVQLSVRALTDKDKTDLAFGLSQGVDWVALSFVRNPSDMEEIRGLIREQGHETPVVAKIEKFEAIDQIDSILPLCDGVMVARGDLGVEMPAEEVPLLQKELIRKANSLGIPIITATQMLDSMASSPRPTRAEVSDVANAILDGTDAVMLSNETAVGDFPVEAVQTMATIARRIEKDYPQRSIDSHLPSTIPNALSGAVSTIASQLNASAILPLTRSGATARNVSKFRPAAPILAITPDRTVACRLQLVWGVTPLVIPQGERTTQTFQAAMVKAKELDLLKEGDLVVQSAGTHTGVSGSTDLVKVSIVGNEAEATLI; this is translated from the coding sequence ATGGGCCAGTTCGACCTGAACCGACGGACCAAGATCGTGGCCACCATCGGCCCTGCCACCGAGAGCCCGGAGCGGATCAAGGAGCTGGTGAAGGCTGGTGCCACCACTTTCAGGCTGAACTTTTCCCACGGGGACCACAGCGAACACGCCGCTCGCATCGCCACGATTCGTCAGGTGTCTGAGGAATTGGGGCAGACCATCGGCATCCTCCAGGACCTTCAGGGCCCGAAGATCCGGCTCGGGCGGTTTGCTGAGGGGCCGATCACTCTGGCTAACGGTGATCCGTTCACGCTCACCTCAAGGCCGGTGAGCTGCGACAAGACGATCGCAACAGTCACCTACGACAAGCTGGCGGACGAAGTCACCGCAGGAAGCCGGATCCTGCTCGACGACGGCCGCGTTGAAATGAAGGTCGACACCGTCGACAAAGCGCTGCAGACCCTGCATTGCACCGTCACCGTGGGCGGTGTTCTCTCCAACAACAAGGGCGTCAACTTCCCGGACGTTCAGTTGTCCGTTCGCGCCCTCACGGACAAGGACAAGACCGACTTGGCCTTCGGACTCAGCCAGGGCGTGGACTGGGTGGCCCTCAGCTTCGTCCGCAATCCCTCCGACATGGAGGAGATCCGCGGACTGATCCGCGAACAGGGCCACGAGACCCCTGTGGTGGCGAAGATCGAAAAGTTTGAGGCCATCGATCAGATCGATTCGATCCTGCCGCTCTGTGACGGCGTGATGGTGGCCCGCGGTGACCTTGGCGTGGAGATGCCGGCCGAGGAAGTGCCGTTGCTGCAGAAGGAACTGATCCGCAAGGCCAACAGCCTGGGCATCCCGATCATCACGGCCACCCAGATGCTGGATTCCATGGCCTCCAGCCCCCGGCCCACCCGAGCCGAAGTCAGCGACGTGGCCAACGCCATCCTGGATGGAACCGACGCTGTGATGCTCTCCAACGAGACCGCGGTGGGGGATTTCCCCGTGGAGGCCGTTCAAACCATGGCCACCATTGCTCGCAGGATCGAGAAGGACTACCCCCAACGCTCGATCGACAGCCACCTGCCCAGCACCATCCCCAATGCCTTGAGCGGTGCGGTCAGCACCATCGCCAGCCAGCTCAATGCCTCCGCGATTCTTCCCCTCACGCGAAGCGGGGCCACAGCTCGCAACGTGAGCAAGTTCCGGCCTGCGGCACCGATCCTTGCCATCACTCCTGATCGCACGGTTGCCTGTCGTCTGCAACTGGTTTGGGGCGTGACACCGCTGGTGATTCCCCAGGGCGAACGCACCACGCAGACCTTCCAGGCGGCGATGGTTAAAGCCAAGGAGCTCGATCTTCTGAAGGAGGGTGATCTCGTGGTGCAGTCCGCAGGCACGCATACCGGCGTTTCCGGATCCACAGATCTGGTCAAGGTGAGCATCGTCGGCAACGAAGCTGAAGCGACACTGATCTGA
- a CDS encoding ABC transporter permease, whose translation MKRRMPATETVRMALSTLRSNRLRSLLTMVGIVIGNASVITLVGVGRGAQLLAEGQLNNLGANVLFVVPGNTNARRQGVARPKTLVLEDAEAIATQVPSVKRVAPVINTNQVVQAGARSSTGAVFGATSEFPPVRGFDVAKGRFINAKDVAGAKAIAVLGSDLRTKLFPTGSAIGQQVRIGNQSFEVVGVMAPKGAVFGSNQDENTYIPITTMVNRITGRDPIYGVSLNSISVEARDENSINAASFQINNLLRQRHRILRDDDFVVRSQKDALTIVGTITGGLTLMLGAIGGISLLVGGIGIMNIMLVSVSERTEEIGLRKALGARSADVLQQFLVESLVLASLGGAIGTLAGLGTVSLVAAVTPLPATIGATMVVVTVGLSGSIGLFFGVVPARRAAKLDPIVALRSL comes from the coding sequence ATGAAACGGCGCATGCCCGCAACGGAAACGGTGCGGATGGCCCTGTCCACCCTGCGCAGCAACCGCCTGCGCAGCCTGCTCACGATGGTGGGCATCGTGATCGGCAACGCCTCGGTGATCACCCTTGTTGGGGTTGGACGGGGAGCGCAATTGCTGGCTGAAGGCCAGTTGAACAACCTCGGCGCCAATGTGTTGTTTGTGGTTCCGGGCAACACAAACGCCAGACGCCAAGGGGTTGCGCGACCGAAAACGCTCGTGCTGGAAGATGCCGAAGCCATCGCCACCCAGGTTCCCAGCGTCAAGCGCGTGGCGCCCGTGATCAACACCAATCAGGTGGTGCAGGCCGGAGCCCGCAGCTCCACGGGGGCGGTCTTCGGCGCGACATCGGAGTTCCCCCCCGTGCGCGGATTCGACGTGGCCAAGGGCCGTTTCATCAACGCAAAGGACGTGGCCGGTGCGAAAGCCATCGCCGTGCTCGGCTCGGATCTACGCACCAAGTTGTTTCCCACTGGCTCAGCGATTGGCCAGCAGGTGCGCATCGGCAATCAAAGCTTTGAGGTGGTCGGTGTGATGGCCCCAAAAGGGGCAGTGTTCGGCAGCAACCAGGACGAAAACACCTATATCCCCATCACCACGATGGTGAACCGGATCACCGGTCGGGATCCGATTTATGGCGTCAGCCTCAACTCCATCAGTGTTGAAGCCAGGGATGAAAACAGCATCAACGCAGCCAGCTTTCAGATCAACAACCTGCTGAGGCAGCGGCACCGGATTCTCCGGGACGACGATTTCGTGGTGCGATCCCAGAAAGACGCTCTCACCATCGTGGGCACCATCACCGGAGGACTCACCCTGATGCTCGGGGCCATTGGTGGGATCTCCCTGCTGGTGGGAGGCATCGGGATCATGAACATCATGTTGGTGTCCGTCAGCGAACGCACCGAGGAGATCGGTCTGCGCAAAGCCCTGGGGGCCCGCAGCGCTGATGTTCTGCAGCAGTTTCTGGTGGAATCCCTTGTGCTTGCCAGCCTTGGCGGCGCCATCGGCACGCTGGCGGGTCTTGGAACAGTGAGCCTCGTGGCGGCGGTCACGCCCCTGCCAGCGACGATCGGCGCAACGATGGTGGTTGTCACCGTTGGACTCTCAGGATCCATCGGGCTGTTCTTTGGAGTTGTTCCAGCCCGACGCGCCGCAAAGCTCGACCCGATTGTTGCCCTGAGAAGCCTTTGA
- the ftsH gene encoding ATP-dependent zinc metalloprotease FtsH, whose amino-acid sequence MNQRWRLLALWLLPIGVVLLIGWQVVSNGGINGLSQDSNGTTVAPRNAAVARMSYGRFLDYVEAGRVTAVDIYDGGRNAVIEAVDPDLDNRVQRLRVDLPGLAPELINTLKTEGISFDIHPPRTAPPALGVLGNLAFPLLLIGALIFLARRNSNMPGGPGQAMQFGKSKARFMMEAETGVMFDDVAGVTEAKQELQEVVTFLKQPERFTSVGAQIPRGLLLVGPPGTGKTLLAKAIAGEAGVPFFSLSGSEFVEMFVGVGASRVRDLFKKAKENSPCLIFIDEIDAVGRQRGAGIGGGNDEREQTLNQLLTEMDGFEGNSGIIIIAATNRPDVLDSALMRPGRFDRQVTVDAPDIKGRLAILDVHCRNKKLEEELSLESIARRTPGFTGADLANLMNEAAILTARRRKEAIGLSEIDDAVDRIIAGMEGRPLTDGRSKRLIAYHEVGHALIGTLVKDHDPVQKVTLIPRGQAQGLTWFSPDEEQTLVTRAQLKARIMGALGGRAAEDVVFGHQEVTTGAGGDIQQVASMARNMVTRLGMSDLGPVALEGGSQEVFLGRDLMSRSDVSESISQQIDVQVRNMVKRCYDETVEIVAANREAMDRLVELLIEKETMDGDEFKAVLAEFTAVPEKDRTVVTLD is encoded by the coding sequence ATGAATCAGCGCTGGCGCCTTCTTGCCCTCTGGCTGTTGCCAATCGGCGTCGTGTTGCTGATTGGCTGGCAGGTGGTGAGCAACGGGGGCATCAACGGCCTCAGCCAGGACAGCAATGGCACCACCGTCGCTCCCCGCAATGCTGCGGTGGCACGGATGAGCTACGGCCGCTTCCTCGATTACGTCGAGGCCGGTCGCGTGACAGCCGTTGATATCTACGACGGTGGCCGCAACGCTGTGATCGAAGCCGTCGATCCCGACCTCGACAACCGCGTTCAACGCCTGCGCGTTGACCTTCCTGGTCTGGCCCCTGAGCTGATCAACACGCTGAAGACCGAAGGCATCAGCTTTGATATTCATCCGCCCCGCACAGCACCTCCGGCCCTCGGCGTGCTGGGCAATCTGGCCTTTCCTCTGCTGCTGATCGGTGCCCTGATCTTCCTGGCCCGCCGCAACAGCAACATGCCTGGCGGCCCTGGTCAGGCCATGCAGTTCGGCAAGAGCAAAGCCCGCTTCATGATGGAAGCGGAGACCGGCGTCATGTTTGATGACGTGGCCGGCGTCACCGAGGCCAAGCAGGAACTCCAGGAGGTGGTCACCTTCCTGAAGCAGCCCGAGCGATTCACCTCAGTGGGTGCTCAGATTCCCCGCGGCCTTCTGCTGGTCGGCCCTCCCGGCACCGGCAAAACCCTTCTGGCCAAGGCCATTGCCGGCGAAGCGGGCGTTCCCTTCTTCTCCCTTTCTGGTTCTGAGTTCGTTGAGATGTTCGTTGGCGTGGGTGCCAGCCGCGTCCGCGATCTGTTCAAGAAGGCCAAGGAAAATAGCCCTTGCTTGATCTTCATCGACGAAATTGATGCCGTCGGCCGCCAGCGCGGTGCCGGCATCGGTGGAGGCAACGACGAACGCGAACAGACGCTCAACCAGCTCCTGACGGAGATGGATGGCTTCGAAGGCAACAGCGGCATCATCATCATTGCCGCCACCAACCGCCCCGACGTTCTGGACTCAGCTCTGATGCGTCCCGGCCGTTTTGACCGTCAGGTCACCGTGGACGCCCCCGACATCAAGGGTCGCCTGGCCATCCTCGATGTGCACTGCCGCAACAAGAAGCTCGAAGAAGAGCTGTCCCTCGAAAGCATCGCCCGCCGCACACCTGGTTTCACCGGTGCAGACCTGGCCAACCTGATGAACGAGGCGGCAATCCTCACCGCCCGCCGCCGCAAGGAAGCCATCGGCTTGAGCGAGATCGACGACGCTGTGGATCGGATCATCGCCGGCATGGAGGGTCGTCCCCTCACAGACGGTCGCAGCAAGCGTCTGATCGCCTATCACGAAGTCGGTCATGCCCTGATCGGCACATTGGTCAAAGACCACGACCCTGTTCAGAAGGTCACCTTGATTCCCCGTGGCCAGGCCCAAGGCCTGACCTGGTTCTCCCCTGATGAGGAGCAAACCCTGGTCACCCGTGCCCAGCTCAAGGCACGCATCATGGGAGCCCTGGGTGGTCGTGCCGCAGAGGACGTGGTGTTCGGACACCAGGAAGTCACCACCGGAGCCGGTGGCGACATCCAACAGGTGGCGTCGATGGCCCGCAACATGGTGACCCGACTCGGCATGAGTGATCTCGGCCCTGTAGCCCTCGAGGGCGGCAGTCAGGAAGTGTTCCTGGGGCGCGACCTGATGTCACGCAGTGACGTGTCGGAATCGATCTCCCAACAGATCGATGTTCAAGTGCGCAACATGGTGAAGCGCTGTTATGACGAGACCGTCGAGATCGTGGCTGCCAACCGCGAAGCCATGGATCGCCTGGTGGAACTGCTGATCGAAAAGGAAACCATGGATGGTGATGAGTTCAAGGCTGTGCTGGCTGAATTCACCGCTGTTCCTGAGAAAGACCGTACCGTCGTCACCCTCGACTGA
- a CDS encoding DUF2256 domain-containing protein: MKKGSSNNNRPSKICPVCERPFEWRKAWRNCWDEVVYCSERCRRRKNKSNP, translated from the coding sequence TTGAAGAAGGGAAGCTCTAACAACAACCGTCCCAGCAAGATCTGTCCGGTCTGCGAGCGCCCCTTTGAGTGGCGCAAAGCCTGGAGAAATTGCTGGGATGAAGTTGTGTACTGCTCCGAGCGTTGTCGACGACGCAAGAACAAATCCAATCCATAA
- the clpP gene encoding ATP-dependent Clp endopeptidase proteolytic subunit ClpP, with product MIPIVIEESGRGERAFDIYSRLLRERIIFLGEAVTSDSANRIVAQMLFLEAEDPEKDIYLYINSPGGSVYDGLGIFDTMQHIKPDVHTVCVGLAASMGAFLLCAGTKGKRSSLQHSRIMIHQPLGGAQGQASDIRIQADEILFLKDRLNKELSDRTGQPLDRIQQDTDRDFFMSPTEAVNYGLIDSVIDKRPVQAVA from the coding sequence ATGATCCCCATTGTGATTGAGGAGTCCGGCCGGGGAGAAAGGGCCTTTGACATTTATTCCCGGCTTCTGCGCGAGCGAATCATCTTCCTTGGTGAGGCTGTCACCAGTGACTCCGCCAACCGGATCGTGGCCCAGATGTTGTTCCTCGAAGCTGAGGATCCCGAGAAAGATATCTACCTCTACATCAACTCTCCCGGCGGCTCGGTTTACGACGGCCTCGGCATCTTCGACACGATGCAGCACATCAAACCGGATGTGCACACGGTGTGTGTCGGCCTTGCCGCAAGCATGGGAGCTTTCCTGCTCTGTGCCGGCACCAAGGGCAAGCGCAGCAGCCTGCAGCACTCCCGGATCATGATTCACCAGCCCTTGGGTGGTGCCCAGGGCCAAGCCAGCGACATCCGCATTCAGGCGGACGAAATCCTCTTCCTCAAGGATCGCCTCAACAAGGAACTGTCTGATCGCACCGGCCAACCCCTTGATCGGATCCAGCAGGACACCGACCGTGACTTCTTCATGTCACCCACCGAAGCGGTGAACTACGGCTTGATTGATTCGGTGATCGACAAGCGTCCCGTTCAGGCTGTTGCTTGA
- the psb29 gene encoding photosystem II biogenesis protein Psp29, translated as MAASQTIADSKRAFHQAFPHVIAPLYRRLADELLVELHLLSHQSRFEANGLFSVGLCTVFDTFTKGYRPEAQTEALFSALCSSNGFDAAKLRKTNASLVDQAKGKDLESLKSLLSSHSLKEGSHYSRLMAVGLMSLLKAAAADATGTDSEAIVKQSKELAEGLGLPTDRVEKDLTLFGSNSERMDQAVELVEETIAAEKRKKERRLEEQAQRTSS; from the coding sequence TTGGCCGCAAGTCAGACCATCGCCGACAGCAAACGCGCGTTTCATCAGGCCTTTCCCCACGTCATTGCGCCGCTTTACCGCCGCCTTGCTGATGAGCTGCTGGTGGAGCTGCATCTGCTGAGCCATCAAAGTCGGTTTGAAGCCAACGGGCTGTTCAGCGTTGGGCTCTGCACAGTGTTCGACACCTTCACCAAGGGCTATCGGCCTGAAGCGCAAACCGAGGCACTGTTCAGTGCCCTATGCAGCAGCAATGGCTTCGATGCAGCGAAGCTGCGCAAAACCAACGCCTCTCTGGTGGACCAGGCCAAGGGAAAGGATCTCGAGAGCCTCAAAAGCTTGCTGTCATCCCACAGCCTCAAGGAGGGCAGCCACTACTCGCGTTTGATGGCCGTTGGACTGATGAGCCTGCTCAAGGCGGCTGCAGCGGATGCCACCGGTACGGACTCCGAGGCCATCGTCAAACAGAGCAAGGAACTGGCTGAGGGACTCGGTTTGCCCACCGATCGCGTTGAGAAGGATCTAACGCTGTTTGGCTCCAACAGTGAACGGATGGATCAGGCCGTTGAACTGGTGGAAGAGACCATCGCTGCCGAGAAGCGCAAGAAGGAACGTCGCTTGGAAGAGCAGGCTCAACGCACGTCCAGCTGA